The proteins below are encoded in one region of Oncorhynchus masou masou isolate Uvic2021 chromosome 15, UVic_Omas_1.1, whole genome shotgun sequence:
- the LOC135556690 gene encoding G/T mismatch-specific thymine DNA glycosylase-like: MEEKLYGSVPVPSEYLQQWIQSAQQLQALQGQYPGINHHHSPHPHYTEEPREERVMAHSHMVVNDELMAQQEPANLAKAPAKKRGRTAQPKEPKPPKMPKPPKAKPGPKPKKGKEGQVADSTQEKMDETVQKVRKKRDRFKGMTEDEVMSRTLTDILDYNLDYVIIGINPGLVAAYVGRWFPGPGNHFWKCLFLSGFTDEQLNHMSDTSLPEKYKIGFTNMVARTTPGSKDLSTKELREGALILVEKLKKYKPLIAVFNGKCIYEMFCREMFGKKPKKLDFGLQPHKIPDCEVALYLMPSSSARCAQFPRAQDKVHFYIKLRELRDQLRGVARTDDIQELEYTFDLGLAKEDAKRMAIKEEAYDPGYEAAFGGAYGEGGPGPEEGQSNGNGHCNFSSAENTVSDAVEKADPSQLPAATAAATEGQLPDGQWMMQSFADQIPDIGGSKEPQAWAGNV; the protein is encoded by the exons ATGGAAGAAAAGCTGTATGGATCAGTGCCTGTCCCCTCGGAATATCTTCAACAGTG GATTCAGTCAGCTCAACAGCTTCAGGCTCTGCAGGGCCAGTATCCGGGCATCAACCATCACCACAGTCCTCACCCTCACTACACAGAGGAACcaagagaagagagagtaatGGCACATTCACATATGGTTGTCAATGATGAGCTCATGGCTCAGCAAGAACCTGCCAACTTAGCGAAAG CTCCAGCGAAAAAGCGAGGGAGAACAGCACAACCAAAGGAACCCAAGCCCCCCAAAATGCCCAAGCCCCCCAAGGCCAAACCGGGCCCCAAGCCCAAGAAAGGCAAGGAGGGTCAAGTGGCTGACAGCACGCAGGAGAAGATGGACGAGACCGTCCAGAAGGTCAGGAAGAAACGAGACCGATTCAAGGGCATGACGGAAGATGAGGTCATGAGCAGAACTCTGACTGACATCCTTGACTACAACTTGGACTATGTCATT attggAATCAACCCAGGTCTGGTGGCAGCCTATGTTGGACGATGGTTCCCTGGTCCTGGAAACCATTTCT GGAAGTGCCTGTTCTTGTCTGGATTCACTGATGAGCAGCTCAACCACATGAGTGACACCAGCCTGCCAGAGAAATATAAGATTGGTTTCACCAACATGGTGGCAAGGACCACGCCTGGAAGCAAAGACCTTTCAAC CAAAGAGCTACGTGAGGGTGCCTTAATTCTTGTGGAAAAGCTGAAGAAGTACAAGCCTCTCATAGCTGTTTTCAATGGAAAAT GTATCTATGAAATGTTCTGCAGAGAGATGTTTGGAAAAAAGCCCAAGAAACTTGACTTTGGTCTGCAGCCACACAAGATACCTGACTGTGAAGTG GCGTTGTATTTGATGCCGTCGTCCAGTGCCCGCTGTGCCCAGTTCCCCCGTGCCCAGGACAAAGTGCACTTCTACATCAAGCTGAGGGAATTAAGGGACCAGCTCAGGGGTGTGGCCAGAACAGACGACATTCAGGAGTTGGAGTACACCTTTGACCTGGGATTGGCCAAGG AGGACGCCAAGAGGATGGCGATTAAAGAGGAGGCGTACGACCCGGGCTACGAGGCGGCCTTTGGCGGCGCATATGGCGAGGGTGGGCCGGGGCCTGAAGAGGGCCAGAGCAACGGCAATGGGCACTGTAACTTCTCGTCGGCGGAAAACACAG TTTCAGACGCTGTCGAGAAGGCAGACCCTTCTCAACTTCCTGCCGCCACCGCCGCTGCCACAGAGGGACAACTCCCGGACGGACAGTGGATGATGCAGTCTTTTGCTGATCAGATTCCAGACATTGGGGGCTCTAAAGAGCCCCAGGCATGGGCGGGCAATGTATAA